A part of Cryptococcus gattii WM276 chromosome G, complete sequence genomic DNA contains:
- a CDS encoding Hypothetical Protein (Similar to TIGR gene model, INSD accession AAW44825.1), with the protein MPPNLHNLLSSLRSPIFNTISNPTSARMGTKYLRRRLRGPSVASYYPQLTNPFPKLSLLNKNIPENPFAGWDGRKLPSVIKTKKGKVLYENIEWQNEGAMLRKDEVVERGYEEVARRKGLGWLEDPIEQKRIVRVAKKKRFGKGPPKKGQGRRSQMKKK; encoded by the exons ATGCCGCCCAATCTCCATAACCTCCTCTCCTCGCTCCGCTCACCCATATTCAACACCATTTCCAACCCCACTTCCGCCCGTATGGGCACAAAATACCTCAGACGACGTCTTCGAGGTCCCTCCGTTGCCTCCTATTATCCCCAGCTCACAAACCCTTTCCCCAAACTTTCTCTTCTCAACAAGAATATCCCGGAAAATCCTTTTGCTGGATGGGACGGCAGAAAGCTCCCATCAGTGATTAAGACcaagaagggcaaggtGTTGTATGAGAACATTGAATGGCAGAATGAAGGGGCGATGTTGAGGAAGGACGAGGTCGTGGAGCGTGGATATGAAGAAGTggcgaggaggaagggTTTAGGATGGCTCGAGGATCCCATAGAGCAGAAGAGAATAGTGAGGGTtgcgaagaagaagcgaTTCGGCAAGGGTCCTCCCAAGAAGG GACAAGGAAGGAGATCTcagatgaagaagaagtag
- a CDS encoding Hypothetical Protein (Similar to TIGR gene model, INSD accession AAW44823.1) produces MTSAIEIKTISAQQTAALRHLVLWPSIALESQLDPAYDFAPTTIHLGAYLSSSSEETQLSPEYLPSSSSTIPPQEPIGIMTLALQPYRQLSSVTSPSFLTSSLIHVQLHKFAVHPDLWGLGIGRTMFAHAISLLKEKYGEGNVLFHFDARANQTRFYGKCGMDILDPVEFEKRGTTGKEAPVIHIKMGRVI; encoded by the coding sequence ATGACCTCAGCTATTGAGATAAAAACCATCTCGGCACAACAGACAGCGGCCCTCCGCCACCTCGTCCTCTGGCCATCCATTGCACTAGAATCCCAACTCGACCCCGCATATGACTTTGCACCCACCACCATCCACCTCGGTGCCTAcctctcatcctcatcagAAGAGACCCAACTTTCTCCAGAATACCTTCCAAGCTCCTCCAGTACCATCCCTCCACAAGAACCGATTGGTATCATGACCCTCGCTCTCCAGCCGTACCGTCAACTCTCATCCGTcacttctccttcatttctcacctcttccttgATTCACGTCCAGCTACACAAATTCGCTGTCCACCCTGATTTATGGGGGCTAGGTATCGGACGAACTATGTTCGCGCATGCGATTTCTTTGTTGAAAGAAAAGTATGGAGAGGGTAATGTGCTTTTCCATTTTGATGCGCGGGCGAATCAGACGAGGTTTTATGGGAAGTGCGGGATGGACATACTGGATCCGGTCGAGTTTGAGAAGAGGGGGACGACGGGAAAAGAGGCTCCGGTGATCCATATCAAGATGGGCAGGGTGATATGA
- a CDS encoding Hypothetical protein (Similar to TIGR gene model, INSD accession AAW44821.1; CNG04000): MEVDQPTNYPDIQGYYLSREIGGGGFSKVYRAVHRQTRGLAACKVINLYVNPAWGLGTPNIKELQKEVQVHKALKNPYILEFLHHETVKIDNPDHYTPGLYMLLELAVGGDLFDKIAPDIGVPEDLAKFYFAQMVAGVEFIHAKGIAHRDLKPENLLLAANGNLKITDFGLCAVFRHKGKTRLLSGRCGSLPYVAPELGVPAGQGYAAEPVDIWGMGVVLYTLLVGNTPWDEPSDSSPEFCAYRTGELLNYDPWTRIRGQALDILKGLLCIDPQQRLTIPGIKHHPWCMTQSQLRREQLSEALTQGIRQEGMMAYADPVFRSGESQAYTASRGARMAGDTDWLNKEESQFMRGTGNITQSGDLMTITTRFWMALPPNEAFQILTAFFQSDVADASGSVRAVAAPSAAPGDSFRGSHGGGEGGVIKLHKAAGHQYVEGKVLVLPSDSLAAEGQSLVIMQRAKGSILHWRALWWSVVRANELQDYVIRGDM, translated from the exons ATGGAAGTCGACCAACCAACCAACTACCCGGATATCCAGGGTTACTATCTCAGCAGAGAAATAGGCGGTGGAGGTTTCTCCAA GGTGTACCGAGCCGTACACAGGCAAACAAGAGGGCTCGCAGCATGTAAAGTAATCAACCTTTACGTCAATCCGGCCTGGGGACTCGGTACTCCCAACATCAAGGAGCTTCAAAAAGAAGTTCAAGTACACAAAGCACTCAAAAACCCGTATATCCTTGAATTCCTACACCACGAAACAGTGAAGATTGATAATCCCGACCATTATACTCCGGGATTGTATATGCTGCTCGAGCTGGCCGTTGGTGGAGATTTGTTCGATAAGATTG CACCGGATATTGGTGTGCCCGAAGATCTTGCCAAGTTTTATTTTGCCCAGATGGTTGCTGGCGTG GAATTCATTCACGCCAAAGGTATCGCCCACCGAGACCTTAAGCCCGAAAACCTTCTCCTTGCAGCCAACGGTAACCTTAAGATCACCGACTTTGGTCTTTGCGCCGTATTCAGACACAAGGGCAAGACAAGATTACTAAGCGGGAGATGCGGAAGCTTGCCTTATGTTGCGCCGGAA CTTGGTGTGCCAGCAGGACAAGGGTATGCGGCAGAACCGGTAGACATTTGGGGAATGGGTGTTGTCCTTTACACCCTCCTCGTGGGAA ATACACCTTGGGATGAACCTTCGGACAGTAGTCCTGAATTCTGTGCGTACAGAACAGGCGAGTTGTTGAACTACGATCCATGGACAAGAATACGTGGTCAAGCATTAG ATATTCTGAAGGGCCTGTTGTGTATTGACCCTCAGCAAAGATTAACGATTCCTGGTATCAAACATCACCCATGGTGTATGAC ACAAAGTCAATTGCGTCGCGAACAGCTTTCGGAAGCTCTTACCCAAGGTATTCGTCAAGAAGGTATGATGGCCTATGCGGACCCTGTCTTCCGTTCAGGAGAATCTCAAGCCTATACGGCTTC GCGCGGAGCAAGGATGGCTGGCGATACCGACTGGCTCAACAAGGAAGAGTCGCAATTCATGCGCGGTACCGGTAACATT ACGCAATCTGGTGATCTGATGACCATCACCACCCGATTTTGGATGGCCCTCCCACCCAATGAAGCATTCCAGATCCTTACCGCTTTCTTCCAATCTGATGTTGCTGATGCCAGCGGTTCCGTCCGCGCTGTCGCGGCACCATCGGCAGCGCCAGGAGACTCGTTCCGTGGTTCTCacggaggaggagaagggggCGTGATCAAACTTCACAAAGCAGCAGGACATCAGTATGTGGAGGGTAAAGTGCTTGTTTTACCTAGCGATAGTTTGGCAGCCGAGGGCCAGAGTCTGGTGATCATGCAGAGGGCAAAAGGGTCCATTTTGCATTGGAGGGCGTTGTGGTGGAGTGTGGTGAGAGCGAATGAGCTGCAGGATTATGTTATTCGAGGAGACATGTAA
- a CDS encoding Sulfite reductase (NADPH), putative (Similar to TIGR gene model, INSD accession AAW44819.1) — protein MAPIALTSSATSPPGLPVKKAALATADVNAGLNLDADGASTPYSATSTAVSEGENKDKVSKPASPSALAKALVDSSIPSPLPLPTDDGYYTNLIASSLPTASTKPGTAVFASAIDGLEALAVKHSESVWVYDDAKLVGFGSRLSKLGNKKVHELQTRQGAGLELAGYASKTQGKFTVFASIKTLQYLLPSLEAIEGDVVINLATTSTTDDLEFTDALYAPCTIKALTSLPEGWEVVFSSGERIVDNASKLYGAEPKKVIHVVESTSVGRETTSFTFPAPQPAAIDDLTVHNGSASELYVAPAGYLASSIAAALPASAGLVELNTLSPSSEALYAALTSSERKTVQVVGASKVDAEALKAVVLASIYAASGSSKNVLPLVKSLVATSVESISALAQSTATKPGKVVSFYTAPACPLPQLLAHLFLSSPSLSTHLAQFGSASARGVKSVLSLAPAGTSRAALNVEEPTDVTWISDANVLKSADVLSVAKEGSIVVLALPWSEEEIPVKFTRSEIQAIKSKNLRIFSLDLSSSPTTPIQEQVAFLLLYTGAQKLAPGVWKVLDAFHNHQLVRDDVEIAQAALNEVDTKGWEVPELEEGKTEKVKSQWEWDALPGLAGVVAAHDDQVSSVGPWELAARHLFFREAFTVPDATTTDASQGLPGITALRPSMSEETFLVTVSENRRLTPVSYDRNVFHLELDTAGTGLKYEIGEAIGIHGWNDTEEVREFCEWYGLDPDALVTFPCPTRQGTLETRTVFQLLQQDIDLFGRPGKAFYAALSKIATIKAEAMRLKFISAPEGAELFKRLAEDITVTFADVLKMFKSARPGIEELVGLIPEIKPRHYSIASSQKAVGDKVELLIVTVDWINSKGSPRFGQCTRYLAALKPGAKVTVSIKPSVMKLPPDNKQPIIMAGLGTGAAPFRAFMQHRAWQRSQGIEVGPLIYYFGSRYRSQEYLYGEDIEAYIASGIISHAGLAFSRDSDSKTYIQHKMLQDKNMLAKLLKGKGSDAAYFYLCGPTWPVPDVYEALVGSLTQEGGMERKEAEEYLDELKEEERYVLEVY, from the exons ATGGCTCCCATCGCCCTCACCTCCAGCGCCACCTCTCCCCCTGGCCTCCCCGTCAAAAAGGCTGCTCTCGCCACCGCAGACGTCAACGCCGGCCTCAACCTCGACGCCGACGGCGCTTCCACTCCTTACTCAGCCACCTCCACTGCTGTCTCAGAGGGCGAAAACAAGGACAAGGTCTCCAAGCCTGCCTCTCCTTCAGCGCTTGCAAAGGCCCTTGTCGACTCCTCCATTCCttctccccttcctctccctACCGACGATGGTTACTACACCAACTTGAtcgcttcttctctcccCACTGCCTCTACCAAGCCTGGCACCGCTGTCTTCGCCTCTGCCATCGATGGTCTTGAGGCTCTCGCCGTCAAGCACTCCGAGTCCGTTTGGGTTTACGACGATGCCAAGCTCGTTGGTTTCGGATCTAGGCTCAGCAAGTTGGGTAACAAGAAGGTTCACGAGCTGCAGACTCGACAGGGTGCCGGTCTCGAACTTGCCGGTTATGCCAGCAAGACTCAGGGCAAGTTCACTGTCTTTGCCAGCATCAAGACTCTTCAGTACCTCCTCCCTAGCCTCGAGGCTATTGAGGGTGACGTGGTCATCAACCTCGCCACTACTTCTACCACCGACGACCTCGAGTTTACCGACGCTCTTTACGCTCCTTGTACCATCAAGGCTCTTACTTCTCTTCCTGAGGGCTGGGAGGTTGTCTTCTCTTCCGGCGAGCGAATTGTCGACAATGCTTCCAAGCTTTACGGTGCCGAGCCCAAGAAGGTCATTCACGTTGTTGAGAGCACTTCCGTCGGCCGTGAGACTACCTCTTTCACCTTCCCCGCTCCTCAACCTGCGGCTATCGACGACTTGACCGTCCACAATGGGTCTGCTTCCGAACTCTACGTCGCTCCTGCCGGCTATCTTGCGTCTTCTATCGCCGCCGCTCTTCCCGCTTCTGCTGGTTTGGTCGAGCTTAACACTTTGAGCCCCTCTTCCGAGGCCCTCTACGCCGCTCTCACTTCCAGCGAGCGCAAGACTGTTCAGGTTGTCGGTGCTTCCAAGGTCGACGCCGAGGCTCTCAAGGCTGTTGTTCTCGCTTCCATCTACGCCGCTTCTGGTTCTAGCAAGAATGTTTTGCCTCTCGTCAAGTCTCTCGTTGCTACTTCTGTCGAGTCCATCTCTGCTCTCGCTCAGTCTACCGCTACCAAGCCTGGCAAGGTTGTCTCTTTCTACACCGCTCCTGcttgtcctcttcctcagcTCCTTGCgcatctcttcctctcctctccttctctctccacCCACCTCGCTCAATTTGGCTCTGCTTCCGCCCGTGGTGTCAAGTCCGTCCTTTCTCTTGCACCTGCTGGTACTTCTCGCGCTGCGCTCAACGTTGAGGAGCCTACCGACGTCACTTGGATCTCTGACGCCAACGTCTTGAAGTCTGCCGATGTCCTTTCTGTCGCCAAGGAGGGTTCCATTGTCGTCCTCGCCCTTCCATGGTCTGAGGAGGAGATTCCCGTCAAGTTTACTCGTTCCGAGATCCAGGCTATCAAGTCCAAGAACCTCCGCATCTTCTCTCTCGACCTCTCGTCTTCCCCGACCACGCCCATTCAAGAGCAAGTCgccttccttcttctctaCACTGGTGCTCAGAAGCTCGCTCCCGGTGTTTGGAAGGTTCTCGATGCTTTCCACAACCACCAGCTCGTCCGTGACGACGTCGAAATCGCCCAGGCCGCGCTCAACGAGGTTGATACCAAGGGATGGGAGGTGCCCGAGCTTGAGGAGGGTAAGACggagaaggtgaagagCCAATGGGAATGGGATGCTTTGCCTGGTTTGGCTGGTGTGGTCGCTGCCCACGATGATCAAGTTTCTTCTGTCGGTCCTTGGGAACTTGCTGCTCGACACTTGTTCTTCCGAGAGGCTTTCACCGTCCCCGACGCTACCACTACCGACGCTTCTCAAGGTCTTCCTGGCATCACCGCTCTCCGGCCTTCCATGTCCGAAGAGACCTTCCTCGTCACCGTCTCCGAGAACCGCCGACTCACGCCTGTCAGTTATGACCGAAACGTCTTCCACCTCGAGCTCGACACTGCCGGTACCGGCCTCAAGTACGAGATTGGTGAGGCTATCGGTATTCACGGTTGGAACGACACTGAGGAGGTGCGCGAGTTTTGCGAGTGGTACGGCCTCGATCCCGACGCGCTCGTCACTTTCCCCTGTCCTACCAGGCAAGGTACTCTCGAGACTCGAACCGTCTTCCAGCTCTTGCAGCAAGACATTGACCTCTTCGGTCGACCGGGCAAGGCGTTCTACGCGGCTCTCAGCAAGATCGCCACCATCAAGGCCGAAGCTATGCGACTCAAGTTCATCTCTGCTCCCGAGGGTGCTGAGTTGTTCAAGCGATTGGCTGAGGACATCACCGTCACCTTTGCTGATGTTTTGAAGATGTTCAAGAGTGCCAGGCCTGGTATCGAAGAGCTTGTTGGTTTGATTCCTGAGATTAAGCCTAGGCACTACTCTATCGCGAGCAGTCAAAAAGCGGTTGGAGACAAGGTTGAGTTGTTGATTGTTACTGTCGATTGGATCAACTCCAAGG GTTCTCCTCGATTCGGTCAATGCACCAGGTACTTGGCTGCCCTCAAGCCCGGAGCCAAGGTTACCGTGTCCATCAAACCTTCCGTCATGAAGCTTCCTCCTGACAACAAGCAGCCCATCATCATGGCCGGTCTTGGTACAGG TGCCGCTCCCTTCCGAGCTTTCATGCAGCACCGAGCTTGGCAGCGATCCCAGGGCATCGAAGTTGGTCCTCTCATCTACTACTTTGGTTCCCGATACCGATCCCAAGAGTACCTTTACGGCGAGGACATTGAAGCTTACATCGCCTCTGGCATCATTTCTCATGCCGGTCTCGCCTTCTCTCGAGACTCTGACAGCAAGACTTATATCCAGCATAAGATGTTACAGGACAAGAACATGTTGGCCAAGTTATTGAAGGGCAAGGGTAGCGATGCTGCGTACTTTTACCTGTGTGGTCCTACTTGGCCTGTGCCGGATGTTTACGAGGCTTTGGTCGGCAGTTTGACCCAGGAGGGTGGTatggagaggaaggaggcTGAGGAGTACTTGGACGAGCtcaaggaggaggagaggtATGTTCTTGAGGTTTAT TAA
- a CDS encoding uncharacterized protein (Similar to TIGR gene model, INSD accession AAW44817.1) translates to MVRISIPTLPPAPLVPPNALTLLPTRLAASHLARFLEKGDGKTVILTGAGVSVDSGIRAYRGKEGSYSNPNYKPILFHELVEDTPRDWARSFLGYPPVRDAQPNPTHIYIAALLHLGLAPNLITQNVDNLHPKAYRLLSPNTKPPILELHGTLAKVHCMKHRHEQSRDEYQEQISRLNPIWGEAAKEAERTGTQPRTNPDGDVDLRGANYNSFNVPSCRICEAKGEKPGMGETIPPAIRDESFSLINSASSLLILGTSLATYSAFRLVKLALDQKKPVLMISTGPSRADGLPGLEKMDRVAGDVLGIYLDSVVKGNRGTEFDAVRRILHTGVIKPVPDVDGPRAEG, encoded by the exons ATGGTCAGAATATCCATCCCTACCCTCCCTCCCGCTCCTCTTGTGCCACCGAATGCCCTCACGCTCCTTCCGACCCGTCTGGCCGCCTCTCATCTCGCTCGATTCTTAGAAAAGGGCGACGGCAAGACAGTCATTCTGACTGGTGCAGGCGTCAGCGTCGACAGTGGTATCAGAGCTTATAGAGGCAAAGAAGGGTCATATAGTAATCCGAATTACAA GCCTATCTTATTCCATGAGCTAGTAGAAGATACTCCTAGAG ACTGGGCACGATCTTTCTTAGGT TACCCTCCTGTACGAGACGCACAACCCAACCCAACACATATTTATATCGCTGCGCTCCTACACTTAGGTTTAGCACCCAACTTAATAACTCAAAAT GTCGATAATCTTCATCCAAAAGCTTATCGCCTTCTTTCCCCTAACACAAAACCACCCATTTTAGAACTCCACGGTACTCTTGCCAAGGTACACTGTATGAAGCATCGTCACGAACAAAGTAGGGACGAATATCAAGAGCAGATCTCAAGATTAAATCCCATCTGGGGCGAAGCTGCTAAAGAGGCGGAGCGAACCGGAAC GCAACCGCGAACGAACCCCGATGGCGATGTGGACCTGAGAGGTGCGAATTATAATTCATTTAATGTGCCCTCATGTCGTATATGTGAAGCGAAGGGAGAAAAGCCCGGCATG GGTGAAACAATCCCCCCAGCTATCCGTGACGAATCATTCTCTCTCATCAATTCTGCGTCCTCCCTCCTTATCCTCGGTACATCCCTCGCCACTTATTCTGCCTTCCGTCTTGTTAAATTGGCGCTTGACCAGAAGAAGCCTGTACTCATGATCTCTACCGGGCCCTCGCGGGCGGATGGGTTACCTGgtttggagaagatggacCGCGTGGCTGGGGATGTACTCGGAATATATCTCGACAGTGTTGTGAA GGGTAATCGAGGGACTGAGTTTGATGCAGTGCGAAGGATTCTCCATACTGGGGTAATCAAGCCTGTCCCTGATGTTGACGGCCCTCGCGCAGAAGGGTAA
- a CDS encoding MYT1 kinase, putative (Similar to TIGR gene model, INSD accession AAW44815.1), giving the protein MTSKSSTSQQTSGSSFRLPRAKGLNKPTTWFGAQSFGKSSASSSSSSTNTSSSAEGSSSASRGPVAQSPIPNPFTVSSFKSPFPSSKGKHKLSPSPSPRHRDEDFVMISPVRTDSSPLAGAGAKQSTFPPTSPTPSRLASLKPHPMTRETSHQSSSSTPETPEESPTPACGMSSATARLRLVDDSPIRRVPGQSRSLRPGAVGLNHADRDESRRNLFLSTNHSNSKMASPLKSSHTEISDEEFSPNMPPTALLGNGNPAPPPQPLFPSSRSLKSQDAMIPVPLFGDGSKISKLSTSHPRRARAGSLAGTGERPPTLAQTSGLSQKKAISLDHIHSTSTDGDALFGSNSHINTHVRKTRPASTFGNSSLEGKASGGSHEGRAHKRINSTDRATTSMSRSFGAKSLALSSAQHLGPLPDFSYSNSSLSSLSTANLTPPATTFSPAEPPIFENVKPLQEVFEQQEERSVMHKYKPRDSGISMGDGSSSSRPTSLVVPPSVMKPGDGHSQQSTVPKQPSSMGDETPGVGPMMESGWPGNPSSAFGFLGESGVGLGIGVHSLADAKPAMPGTPVKKQAFKGGMGHSASQPTLSSGSFNGDVEMSGPLENSNKTNLPPQFQPKPKGNMPPPSTKKPPPSVMKRRPGTAELPRLTFTTSSSPMATEDEQSPTIRNSGSTGQKLKPLALAGKPGGTTDRLSVPVCESEEEDGTPTKSKEAKDALAAVRNNMVTPTPSPKVTLGKALPSSSYNVNLMPRMSLPAMPPRKPNPSRTLNHRQSHPATGVNQSEEEDVFESKFITIDILGKGAFSTVVKVQERNGEGLWAVKKARGVFDGARDRLRHLEEVDILRLLSRKPSPHVIQFQGAWEQNRQLYIQTELALGSLAFFLEEYGRVVERLDEGRVWKCIRELSDGIHHIHSNGVIHFDIKPANILISSTGSLKIGDFGLATRWPRVEPIEILKGAGLGMGSGNIAMLGTGKEKLEREGDRVYMAPEMLRGVFVRAADIFSFGLVVLEIATNICVPDGGAPWHALRENDFSVVDLSPLSPSLCDLITSCMAADPALRPVIENVVSHPVVQRARKGKDALAPEDRSWLMDVLAGGELTPVVQSAHGDEDVEMGE; this is encoded by the exons ATGACTTCCAAATCATCCACCTCGCAACAAACATCTGGCAGCTCTTTCCGCCTACCCCGCGCCAAGGGGCTTAACAAACCAACGACGTGGTTCGGGGCCCAATCCTTCGGCAAGTCTTCAGCATCTTCGTCATCCTCAAGCACAAACACCTCATCGAGCGCCGAGGGATCGTCAAGTGCATCTCGGGGACCGGTGGCGCAGAGCCCAATCCCAAACCCATTCACCGTCTCGTCATTCAAGTCTCCTTTCCCATCAAGCAAGGGTAAACACAAGTTGTCGCCTTCGCCATCACCCAGACATCGGGATGAAGATTTTGTTATGATTTCTCCCGTGCGAACCGATTCTTCACCTTTAGCAGGCGCTGGCGCCAAGCAATCCACCTTTCCTCCTACATCGCCAACACCCTCCCGACTTGCCTCTCTTAAACCACATCCCATGACACGCGAGACTTCTCATcaatcctcttcatctACCCCTGAAACCCCTGAAGAAAGCCCAACACCGGCATGTGGAATGTCAAGTGCGACGGCGAGGTTGAGACTTGTGGATGATTCGCCTATCAGGAGAGTACCAGGACAGAGTAGAAGCTTAAGACCAGGCGCGGTGGGATTGAATCATGCGGACAGAGACGAGAGTAGGAGAAATCTGTTTTTGTCAACGAATCACTCCAATAGCAAAATGGCGAGTCCTCTAAAGAGTTCCCATACAGAGATATCGGACGAGGAATTCTCGCCAAACATGCCACCAACAGCGTTACTGGGCAATGGTAACCCTGCGCCGCCGCCCCAGCCGCTGTTTCCCTCTTCTCGTTCGCTAAAGTCTCAAGACGCGATGATTCCAGTCCCGCTATTTGGCGATGGCTCAAAAATTTCGAAACTTTCAACGTCGCATCCCCGTCGTGCAAGGGCTGGTAGTCTTGCCGGTACAGGGGAGCGTCCGCCAACGCTCGCACAAACATCGGGCCTTAGTCAGAAGAAAGCTATTTCACTTGACCATATTCACTCTACTTCAACAGATGGCGACGCATTATTTGGAAGTAATTCGCATATCAACACTCATGTACGAAAAACTCGTCCGGCCTCAACGTTTGGGAATTCAAGTTTGGAAGGCAAGGCGTCCGGTGGATCTCATGAGGGACGAGCACACAAAAGAATTAATTCGACAGACAGGGCTACAACGTCGATGAGTAGATCCTTCGGCGCCAAATCTCTCGCGCTGTCTTCTGCACAACATCTTGGTCCTCTTCCCGACTTTTCATACTCGAATTCATCACTTTCGTCCCTATCAACTGCAAATCTAACACCTCCTGCTACCACCTTTTCCCCCGCTGAGCCTCCTATTTTTGAGAACGTCAAACCTCTGCAAGAGGTATTTGAGCAACAAGAAGAAAGATCGGTCATGCACAAATACAAGCCTCGAGATTCGGGCATTTCCATGGGCGATGGTAGCTCTTCATCTCGCCCCACCTCTCTTGTTGTTCCTCCATCCGTCATGAAGCCCGGTGACGGTCATTCTCAACAGTCGACTGTGCCCAAGCAACCTTCTTCTATGGGTGACGAAACTCCAGGTGTCGGCCCAATGATGGAGAGCGGCTGGCCCGGTAATCCTTCATCTGCCTTTGGGTTTTTGGGTGAAAGCGGTGTCGGCCTTGGTATTGGAGTCCACTCTCTTGCCGATGCCAAGCCAGCCATGCCAGGCACCCCGGTTAAGAAGCAGGCCTTCAAGGGTGGTATGGGTCACTCAGCATCACAACCCACTCTCAGTTCCGGGTCTTTTAATGGTGATGTTGAAATGAGTGGGCCTCTGGAAAACTCGAACAAGACCAATCTTCCACCACAATTCCAGCCCAAGCCAAAGGGCAATATGCCGCCTCCTTCGACCAAGAAGCCTCCCCCCAGTGTGATGAAGCGTCGGCCGGGTACAGCTGAATTACCCCGGCTTACGTTTACCACTTCGAGCTCGCCAATGGCTACGGAAGATGAGCAGTCGCCTACAATTCGAAATAGCGGTTCAACAGGGCAAAAGCTGAAACCCCTGGCTTTGGCGGGGAAACCGGGTGGCACAACGGATCGGTTGAGCGTTCCTGTTTGCGAgagtgaagaggaggatgggaCACCTACAAAAAGTAAAGAAGCCAAAGACGCGCTGGCCG CTGTCCGAAATAATATGGTAACTCCTACACCTTCACCTAAAGTCACTCTCGGCAAGGCTCTcccatcatcatcataCAACGTCAATCTCATGCCTCGCATGTCTCTTCCTGCCATGCCGCCTCGTAAACCTAATCCCAGCCGTACTCTCAATCACCGGCAATCTCACCCTGCTACAGGAGTAAACCAGtcagaggaagaagatgttTTTGAGTCTAAGTTTATTACTATAGATATCTTGGGGAAAGGGGCGTTTTCAACTGTTGTAAAGGTGCAAGAGAGAAATGGAGAAGGTCTATGGGCAGTAAAGAAGGCTCGGGGCGTATTTGATGGTGCAAGAGATCG ATTAAGACACCTGGAGGAAGTTGACATTCTCCGACTTCTCTCAAGGAAACCTTCGCCTCATGTGATCCAGTTCCAAGGCGCTTGGGAGCAAAACAGACAACTCTATATCCAGACCGAGTTGGCTTTGGGTTCCCTGGCGTTCTTCTTGGAGGAGTATGGAAGGGTTGTAGAGAGACTGGATGAAGGGAGAGTCTGGAAATGTATCCGAGAGCTGAGTGAT GGTATCCATCACATTCATTCGAACGGCGTAATTCACTTCGACATTAAGCCTGCCAACATTCTCATCTCTTCAACTGGTTCCCTCAAGATTGGTGACTTTGGTCTTGCTACCCGCTGGCCTCGTGTAGAGCCTATCGAGATCCTTAAGGGTGCGGGACTCGGTATGGGTAGCGGAAACATTGCCATGCTGGGTACAGGAAAGGAAAAGCTGGAAAGGGAGGGTGATAGAGTGTATATGGCCCCGGAGATGTTGAGAGGTGTGTTTGTCAGGGCTGCGGACATCTTTAG CTTTGGCTTGGTTGTGCTTGAAATTGCCACAAACATTTGCGTTCCCGACGGTGGCGCTCCATGGCATGCTCTTCGCGAAAACGACTTTTCAGTCGTCGATCTCTCTCCGCTTTCACCAAGCCTTTGTGACCTCATAACCTCGTGTATGGCCGCCGACCCTGCCCTTCGTCCTGTCATCGAGAATGTCGTCAGCCATCCCGTTGTCCAGCGTGCTCGAAAGGGCAAGGACGCTCTTGCACCGGAAGATAGGAGTTGGCTAATGGATGTCCTTGCTGGGGGAGAGCTCACTCCCGTGGTCCAATCCGCACACGGAGATGAGGATGTAGAAATGGGTGAATAG